A section of the Pan paniscus chromosome 11, NHGRI_mPanPan1-v2.0_pri, whole genome shotgun sequence genome encodes:
- the REXO4 gene encoding RNA exonuclease 4 isoform X1 — protein MGKAKVPASKRAPSSPVAKPGPVKTLTRKKNKKKKRFWKSKAQEVSKKPASGPGAVVRPPKAPEDFSQNWKALQEWLLKQKSQAPEKPLVISQMGSKKKPKIIQQNKKETSPQVKGEEMPAGKDQEASRGSVPSRSKMDRKAPVPRTKASGAEHNKKGTKERTDGDIVPERGDIEHKKRKAKEAAPAPPTEEDIWFDDVDPADIEAAIGPEAAKIARKQLGQSEGSVSLSLVKEQAFGGLTRALALDCEMVGVGPKGEESVAARVSIVNQYGKCVYDKYVKPTEPVTDYRTAVSGIRPENLKQGEELEVVQKEVAEMLKGRILVGHALHNDLKVLFLDHPKKKIRDTQKYKPFKSQVKSGRPSLRLLSEKILGLQVQQAEHCSVSVSCGVVHGVWGGFPPGTRHESPDTDMGEVGLGHLLILRGYWSKKKNGRAELRNFG, from the exons ATGGGGAAGGCGAAGGTCCCCGCCTCTAAGCGCGCCCCGAGCAGCCCCGTGGCTAAGCCGGGTCCTGTCAAGACGCTCACTcggaagaaaaacaagaagaaaaaaaggttttggaAAAGCAAGGCGCAGGAAGTAAGCAAGAAGCCAGCAAGCGGCCCCGGTGCTGTGGTGCGACCTCCAAAGGCACCAGAAGACTTTTCTCAAAACTGGAAGGCGCTGCAAGAG TGGCTGCTGAAACAAAAATCTCAGGCCCCAGAAAAGCCTCTTGTCATCTCTCAGATGGGTTCCAAAAAGAAGCCCAAAATTAtccagcaaaacaaaaaagagacctCGCCTCAAGTGAAGGGAGAGGAGATGCCGGCAGGAAAAGACCAGGAGGCCAGCAGGGGCTCTGTTCCTTCACGTTCCAAGATGGACAGGAAGGCGCCAGTACCTCGCACCAAGGCCAGTGGAGCAGAGCACAATAAGAAAGGAACCAAGGAAAGGACAGATGGTGATATTGTTCCAGAACGAGGGGACATCGAGCATAAGAAGCGGAAAGCTAAGGAGGCAGCCCCGGCCCCACCCACCGA GGAAGACATCTGGTTTGACGACGTGGACCCAGCGGATATCGAAGCTGCCATAGGTCCAGAGGCGGCCAAGATAGCGAGGAAACAGTTGGGTCAGAGCGAGGGCAGTGTCAGCCTCAGCCTCGTGAAAGAGCAGGCCTTCGGCGG CCTGACAAGAGCCTtagccttggactgtgagatggtGGGCGTGGGCCCTAAGGGGGAGGAGAGCGTGGCCGCCCGTGTGTCCATCGTGAACCAGTATGGGAAGTGCGTTTATGACAAGTACGTCAAACCAACCGAGCCCGTGACGGACTATAGGACAGCGGTCAGTGGGATTCGGCCTGAGAACCTCAAGCAGG GAGAAGAGCTTGAAGTTGTTCAGAAGGAAGTGGCAGAGATGCTGAAGGGCAGAATTCTAGTGGGGCACGCTCTGCATAATGACCTAAAG gtacTGTTTCTTGATCATCCAAAAAAGAAGATTCGggacacacagaaatataaaccTTTCAAGAGTCAAGTAAAG AGTGGAAGGCCGTCTCTGAGACTACTTTCAGAGAAGATCCTTGGGCTCCAGGTCCAGCAGGCGGAGCACTGTTCAGTAAGTGTGTCCTGTGGGGTAGTTCATGGGGTTTGGGGCGGTTTCCCACCTGGAACCAGACATGAGTCACCTGACACAGACAtgggggaggtggggcttgggcaCCTACTTATCCTACGAGGCtattggtcaaaaaaaaaaaatggcagagcAGAGTTACGGAATTTTGGTTAA
- the REXO4 gene encoding RNA exonuclease 4 isoform X2 — MGKAKVPASKRAPSSPVAKPGPVKTLTRKKNKKKKRFWKSKAQEVSKKPASGPGAVVRPPKAPEDFSQNWKALQEWLLKQKSQAPEKPLVISQMGSKKKPKIIQQNKKETSPQVKGEEMPAGKDQEASRGSVPSRSKMDRKAPVPRTKASGAEHNKKGTKERTDGDIVPERGDIEHKKRKAKEAAPAPPTEEDIWFDDVDPADIEAAIGPEAAKIARKQLGQSEGSVSLSLVKEQAFGGLTRALALDCEMVGVGPKGEESVAARVSIVNQYGKCVYDKYVKPTEPVTDYRTAVSGIRPENLKQGEELEVVQKEVAEMLKGRILVGHALHNDLKVLFLDHPKKKIRDTQKYKPFKSQVKSGRPSLRLLSEKILGLQVQQAEHCSIQDAQAAMRLYVMVKKEWESMARDRRPLLTAPDHCSDDA, encoded by the exons ATGGGGAAGGCGAAGGTCCCCGCCTCTAAGCGCGCCCCGAGCAGCCCCGTGGCTAAGCCGGGTCCTGTCAAGACGCTCACTcggaagaaaaacaagaagaaaaaaaggttttggaAAAGCAAGGCGCAGGAAGTAAGCAAGAAGCCAGCAAGCGGCCCCGGTGCTGTGGTGCGACCTCCAAAGGCACCAGAAGACTTTTCTCAAAACTGGAAGGCGCTGCAAGAG TGGCTGCTGAAACAAAAATCTCAGGCCCCAGAAAAGCCTCTTGTCATCTCTCAGATGGGTTCCAAAAAGAAGCCCAAAATTAtccagcaaaacaaaaaagagacctCGCCTCAAGTGAAGGGAGAGGAGATGCCGGCAGGAAAAGACCAGGAGGCCAGCAGGGGCTCTGTTCCTTCACGTTCCAAGATGGACAGGAAGGCGCCAGTACCTCGCACCAAGGCCAGTGGAGCAGAGCACAATAAGAAAGGAACCAAGGAAAGGACAGATGGTGATATTGTTCCAGAACGAGGGGACATCGAGCATAAGAAGCGGAAAGCTAAGGAGGCAGCCCCGGCCCCACCCACCGA GGAAGACATCTGGTTTGACGACGTGGACCCAGCGGATATCGAAGCTGCCATAGGTCCAGAGGCGGCCAAGATAGCGAGGAAACAGTTGGGTCAGAGCGAGGGCAGTGTCAGCCTCAGCCTCGTGAAAGAGCAGGCCTTCGGCGG CCTGACAAGAGCCTtagccttggactgtgagatggtGGGCGTGGGCCCTAAGGGGGAGGAGAGCGTGGCCGCCCGTGTGTCCATCGTGAACCAGTATGGGAAGTGCGTTTATGACAAGTACGTCAAACCAACCGAGCCCGTGACGGACTATAGGACAGCGGTCAGTGGGATTCGGCCTGAGAACCTCAAGCAGG GAGAAGAGCTTGAAGTTGTTCAGAAGGAAGTGGCAGAGATGCTGAAGGGCAGAATTCTAGTGGGGCACGCTCTGCATAATGACCTAAAG gtacTGTTTCTTGATCATCCAAAAAAGAAGATTCGggacacacagaaatataaaccTTTCAAGAGTCAAGTAAAG AGTGGAAGGCCGTCTCTGAGACTACTTTCAGAGAAGATCCTTGGGCTCCAGGTCCAGCAGGCGGAGCACTGTTCA ATTCAGGATGCCCAGGCAGCAATGAGGCTGTACGTCATGGTGAAGAAGGAGTGGGAGAGCATGGCCCGAGACAGGCGCCCCCTGCTGACTGCTCCAGACCACTGCAGTGACGACGCCTAG
- the REXO4 gene encoding RNA exonuclease 4 isoform X3, whose translation MGKAKVPASKRAPSSPVAKPGPVKTLTRKKNKKKKRFWKSKAQEVSKKPASGPGAVVRPPKAPEDFSQNWKALQEVPRWTGRRQYLAPRPVEQSTIRKEPRKGQMVILFQNEGTSSIRSGKLRRQPRPHPPREELEVVQKEVAEMLKGRILVGHALHNDLKVLFLDHPKKKIRDTQKYKPFKSQVKSGRPSLRLLSEKILGLQVQQAEHCSIQDAQAAMRLYVMVKKEWESMARDRRPLLTAPDHCSDDA comes from the exons ATGGGGAAGGCGAAGGTCCCCGCCTCTAAGCGCGCCCCGAGCAGCCCCGTGGCTAAGCCGGGTCCTGTCAAGACGCTCACTcggaagaaaaacaagaagaaaaaaaggttttggaAAAGCAAGGCGCAGGAAGTAAGCAAGAAGCCAGCAAGCGGCCCCGGTGCTGTGGTGCGACCTCCAAAGGCACCAGAAGACTTTTCTCAAAACTGGAAGGCGCTGCAAGAG GTTCCAAGATGGACAGGAAGGCGCCAGTACCTCGCACCAAGGCCAGTGGAGCAGAGCACAATAAGAAAGGAACCAAGGAAAGGACAGATGGTGATATTGTTCCAGAACGAGGGGACATCGAGCATAAGAAGCGGAAAGCTAAGGAGGCAGCCCCGGCCCCACCCACCGA GAGAAGAGCTTGAAGTTGTTCAGAAGGAAGTGGCAGAGATGCTGAAGGGCAGAATTCTAGTGGGGCACGCTCTGCATAATGACCTAAAG gtacTGTTTCTTGATCATCCAAAAAAGAAGATTCGggacacacagaaatataaaccTTTCAAGAGTCAAGTAAAG AGTGGAAGGCCGTCTCTGAGACTACTTTCAGAGAAGATCCTTGGGCTCCAGGTCCAGCAGGCGGAGCACTGTTCA ATTCAGGATGCCCAGGCAGCAATGAGGCTGTACGTCATGGTGAAGAAGGAGTGGGAGAGCATGGCCCGAGACAGGCGCCCCCTGCTGACTGCTCCAGACCACTGCAGTGACGACGCCTAG